A region of Methanomicrobium sp. W14 DNA encodes the following proteins:
- a CDS encoding type IV pilin, translating to MKFTEKEEAVSPVIGVILMVAITVILAAVIAVFVFGLADDLETSSQKDVTLQPSTNSTGYVEFTVFAGADVSKLDNITVTQEGMAPADNDSVDLKIGAVFSVPFKKDNGTIVATGNFNDGTAQILSKI from the coding sequence ATGAAATTCACAGAAAAAGAAGAGGCAGTATCACCTGTAATAGGTGTTATTCTCATGGTGGCAATTACGGTCATTCTCGCAGCGGTAATTGCAGTATTCGTGTTTGGTCTGGCAGATGACCTTGAAACAAGTTCACAGAAGGATGTTACACTTCAGCCTTCAACAAACAGCACAGGATATGTCGAATTTACAGTCTTTGCAGGAGCAGACGTTTCCAAACTGGACAACATAACTGTTACACAGGAAGGTATGGCCCCAGCTGATAATGATTCAGTTGATCTAAAAATAGGAGCAGTCTTCTCAGTGCCGTTCAAGAAAGACAACGGGACCATTGTTGCAACAGGAAACTTCAACGACGGGACAGCCCAGATCCTTTCAAAGATCTAA
- a CDS encoding 4-phosphopantoate--beta-alanine ligase encodes MIPKDHPRYASLVRREKIAEAAKKGTVAMEGVGSHGRGEAFDYLIGEKTTKSALTAEKTAAALFLKAERPVISVNGNTAALAADLIRDLQKATNAAVEVNLFHRTEERIKNITKLMEDSGVVVVKDEVSRLLPLSHDRALCTREGIYSADVILVPLEDGDRCEALVKMGKTVITIDLNPLSRTAKNASLTIVDELTRALPNITNAAKTLREDEAKELISGCNNKKTLDDAIKEIMENLSDAVDREIQT; translated from the coding sequence ATGATACCAAAGGATCACCCGCGCTATGCCTCACTTGTGAGAAGAGAAAAAATTGCAGAGGCCGCAAAGAAGGGCACCGTTGCAATGGAGGGAGTAGGCTCTCACGGAAGAGGAGAGGCTTTTGACTACCTTATCGGAGAAAAAACAACAAAAAGCGCTCTGACTGCAGAGAAAACCGCGGCAGCCCTGTTTTTAAAGGCAGAGAGACCTGTGATATCAGTCAACGGAAATACGGCGGCTCTTGCGGCAGACCTTATAAGAGACCTGCAGAAAGCGACTAATGCGGCAGTTGAAGTGAACCTGTTTCACAGGACTGAGGAGAGAATCAAAAATATAACGAAACTTATGGAGGACAGTGGTGTTGTTGTCGTAAAAGATGAGGTTTCCCGTCTTCTTCCGCTTTCGCATGACAGGGCTTTATGCACGCGTGAAGGAATTTATTCTGCTGATGTCATCCTCGTTCCCCTTGAAGACGGAGACAGGTGCGAAGCACTTGTAAAGATGGGGAAAACTGTAATAACCATCGACCTAAACCCGCTCTCAAGAACGGCAAAGAACGCAAGCCTCACAATTGTCGACGAACTGACAAGGGCCCTTCCGAATATTACGAATGCTGCAAAGACCCTCAGGGAAGACGAAGCCAAAGAGCTTATTTCCGGCTGCAACAACAAAAAAACGTTGGATGATGCGATAAAAGAAATTATGGAGAACCTCTCGGATGCTGTGGATAGAGAAATACAGACCTGA
- a CDS encoding Lrp/AsnC family transcriptional regulator: MLDKVDNSILSELAKDGRTSMADLGKKLNIAPSTVFKRIEKLKSSGIIQRFTIVVNPEFFKNSIIVFLSISIDPLQKPDVEQFLLRMDHVLEVYETLEPSDFLAKVRVHEIAELKSDILIPLSELPGVRDIKPILTVKKVKEQFWNMEEYDLHGN, encoded by the coding sequence ATGTTGGATAAAGTAGATAATTCGATTTTGAGTGAACTTGCAAAAGACGGCAGAACGTCTATGGCTGATCTTGGAAAAAAGCTGAACATTGCTCCGTCTACGGTTTTTAAAAGGATTGAAAAATTAAAGTCCAGTGGTATTATCCAGCGTTTTACAATAGTTGTGAACCCTGAATTTTTCAAAAATTCTATCATTGTTTTTCTTTCAATCTCGATTGACCCATTGCAAAAACCTGATGTGGAGCAGTTTCTTCTCAGAATGGACCATGTTCTCGAAGTTTACGAGACGCTTGAGCCGAGCGATTTCCTCGCCAAGGTTCGCGTCCACGAAATTGCAGAACTTAAATCCGATATCCTGATACCTTTAAGTGAACTTCCCGGCGTCAGGGACATAAAGCCGATACTGACCGTAAAAAAAGTGAAAGAACAATTCTGGAACATGGAGGAATACGATTTACATGGAAATTGA
- a CDS encoding pantoate kinase, whose amino-acid sequence MDGAYLAFCPGHISGWFKSTESPNGEKGSVGGGIIISEGVFSEAAMSDEIKVRVCRVDRTGNIISTEYGSRPIEYALSKLGITAEITTKTILPIGAGFGLSAASLLSSIKATSGLYGLSVKDRDIGLLANETEVKFSSGLGDVAACMGGGYICRKSPGINGEIIRKYDMDKTISALSFGPLPTNKVLKNKTVMENISKAFSDECPENPDDFFRIARNFAENSGLISDRIREVFNECDLRNIPVAMTMLGEGVFAYGEKAPGILSRFGEVYMMKMSGTGFAFRNSRE is encoded by the coding sequence ATGGACGGAGCTTATTTAGCGTTCTGTCCGGGCCATATCTCCGGCTGGTTCAAAAGTACCGAAAGTCCAAACGGAGAAAAGGGAAGCGTCGGCGGAGGCATTATAATCAGTGAAGGCGTCTTTTCCGAGGCGGCTATGTCTGACGAAATTAAAGTCAGGGTCTGCCGCGTTGACAGGACAGGAAACATAATATCCACCGAGTACGGGTCCAGGCCTATAGAATATGCTCTTTCAAAGCTTGGAATAACTGCCGAAATTACAACCAAGACCATACTCCCTATAGGCGCAGGCTTTGGCCTCAGCGCAGCGTCACTTCTGTCATCCATAAAGGCTACGAGCGGGCTTTACGGGCTTTCAGTAAAAGACCGTGATATAGGTCTTCTTGCAAATGAGACCGAAGTTAAGTTCAGCTCAGGCCTTGGTGACGTTGCAGCCTGCATGGGCGGAGGATATATCTGCAGAAAAAGCCCGGGAATCAACGGTGAAATAATACGAAAATACGATATGGACAAGACAATCTCAGCCCTGAGTTTCGGCCCGCTCCCAACAAATAAAGTCCTTAAAAACAAAACAGTAATGGAGAATATCTCAAAAGCATTCTCAGATGAATGCCCGGAAAATCCTGATGATTTTTTCAGGATTGCAAGAAATTTCGCTGAAAATTCGGGTCTTATATCTGACAGAATAAGAGAAGTGTTCAATGAGTGCGACCTGAGAAACATCCCCGTTGCGATGACGATGCTTGGCGAAGGCGTGTTTGCATATGGTGAAAAGGCACCCGGAATTTTATCAAGATTCGGCGAAGTTTATATGATGAAGATGTCAGGGACAGGATTTGCGTTCAGAAACAGTAGGGAATGA
- a CDS encoding AIR synthase-related protein — MDVEEFARRELSRGADENSVIKRLIENIIEIKGCNREYASDFAKAVVQEVKNSSGHGGDFLTYYKSGVSMGSFGVGSRGTGDFFAHRQFPKIIGRSSADVGVDEMDDAGVVSANGQYIITTVDGMHSRLSEFPFLAGFHVTRATLRDAYVMGAKPVALISDIHVADDGDVAKLFDYTAGISVVSEMMNVPLVSGSTLRIGGDMVLGERMTGCVGAVGVAEHVTKRSATVPGDILLMTEGAGGGTIATAAIYSGFPGVVEKTINLSFLKACEALISSDIFGEVHSMTDVTNGGLRGDVYEMAETAGCRIVIEEENLRSLVEPDVLKMLDTLKIDYLGVSLDALLIVAPESAEQRIKDVIESAGVAVKRVGYATEGPSDSKILVNGELKDFTPKFRESAYTPVKKVADKTKCDFEEMKKKVEKSADEAVKKKERVLKVLRERY; from the coding sequence ATGGATGTCGAGGAATTCGCAAGGCGGGAGCTTTCCCGCGGTGCGGATGAAAATTCTGTAATAAAAAGGCTGATAGAAAATATTATTGAAATAAAAGGCTGCAACCGTGAATATGCCTCTGATTTTGCAAAAGCCGTTGTGCAGGAGGTAAAAAATTCGTCCGGTCACGGGGGAGATTTTTTAACATATTACAAGTCCGGAGTCAGCATGGGAAGCTTCGGTGTCGGTTCAAGAGGGACAGGCGACTTTTTTGCCCACAGGCAGTTCCCGAAGATAATCGGAAGGAGCAGTGCGGATGTGGGAGTCGACGAGATGGACGATGCCGGGGTTGTCAGTGCAAACGGGCAGTACATCATAACTACCGTTGACGGCATGCATTCAAGGCTTTCCGAGTTTCCGTTTCTTGCAGGATTTCATGTAACCCGCGCAACCCTGCGCGATGCATACGTTATGGGTGCAAAGCCCGTTGCCCTGATATCGGACATTCATGTCGCAGACGACGGCGATGTTGCAAAGCTCTTCGACTACACCGCAGGTATATCGGTTGTGAGCGAGATGATGAACGTTCCTCTTGTATCAGGCTCAACCCTCAGGATAGGAGGCGACATGGTCCTTGGGGAGCGTATGACAGGGTGTGTGGGTGCCGTAGGTGTTGCAGAGCACGTAACGAAGCGGTCTGCGACTGTTCCTGGAGATATCCTTCTTATGACCGAAGGTGCTGGAGGAGGAACGATTGCAACGGCAGCTATATACTCCGGCTTTCCCGGGGTTGTTGAAAAGACAATAAATCTCTCGTTTCTGAAGGCCTGTGAGGCTCTCATATCAAGCGATATCTTCGGTGAAGTCCACTCGATGACAGATGTCACGAACGGCGGCCTGCGCGGGGATGTATACGAGATGGCCGAAACGGCGGGGTGTCGCATAGTGATAGAGGAGGAGAACCTCAGGAGTCTTGTCGAACCTGATGTTTTGAAGATGCTTGACACTCTTAAAATCGATTATCTCGGGGTATCTCTTGACGCGCTTTTAATCGTGGCGCCTGAAAGTGCCGAACAGAGGATAAAAGACGTTATTGAGTCGGCAGGAGTTGCAGTAAAAAGGGTAGGATATGCTACAGAGGGGCCTTCTGATTCGAAGATTCTGGTAAACGGTGAATTAAAAGACTTCACCCCGAAATTTCGTGAGTCCGCGTATACCCCGGTCAAAAAGGTTGCGGACAAGACCAAATGCGATTTTGAGGAGATGAAAAAGAAAGTCGAAAAATCCGCGGATGAGGCTGTAAAGAAAAAGGAGCGTGTCTTAAAAGTACTCCGGGAACGCTACTAA
- a CDS encoding triphosphoribosyl-dephospho-CoA synthase, protein MKGVKKSPAELAQIAMMLEVCAKTKPGNVDRFHDYDDTWLEHFLASAIYAKPAFEKACKFNLNDPGDCGLGRLIYDAVSLTNTHSGGNTHFGAFILLIPLLAGGGIEGAKKAIMTTTVEDAVLFYRAFGLTSVRMNESDDEIDVNSPSALDQLCEKKMNLYDVMEYSSRCDMVSKEWVSGFKLTRKTADFILSSGRGRDVIPDAYISLLSSSEDTFVEKKFDSKVSLWTTETAKKVLLKQIPAEAFDRLCLEKGINPGSTADIIIAGIFVALTEGWEWDF, encoded by the coding sequence ATGAAAGGAGTGAAGAAGAGTCCTGCTGAACTTGCCCAGATAGCGATGATGCTTGAGGTCTGCGCCAAGACAAAGCCTGGCAATGTCGACAGATTCCACGATTATGACGACACATGGCTGGAACATTTTCTTGCATCGGCAATCTATGCAAAGCCTGCGTTTGAAAAGGCCTGCAAATTTAATTTAAACGACCCCGGCGACTGTGGTCTCGGAAGGCTCATCTACGATGCGGTCTCCCTTACGAATACCCATTCGGGTGGCAACACCCACTTCGGTGCCTTTATTCTTTTAATCCCGCTTCTTGCAGGTGGAGGTATTGAGGGTGCAAAAAAAGCGATAATGACCACTACGGTCGAGGATGCGGTTTTATTTTACAGGGCTTTTGGTCTTACGAGCGTCAGGATGAACGAGTCCGACGACGAGATTGACGTAAACAGCCCCAGTGCACTGGACCAACTCTGTGAGAAGAAGATGAACCTCTACGATGTGATGGAGTATTCATCACGGTGCGATATGGTGTCGAAAGAATGGGTGTCAGGCTTTAAACTTACGAGAAAGACTGCCGACTTCATTCTCAGCTCCGGCAGGGGAAGGGACGTGATACCTGATGCATACATATCGCTTCTCTCTTCTTCGGAGGACACGTTTGTTGAAAAAAAGTTTGACAGCAAAGTCTCGTTGTGGACGACCGAGACCGCGAAGAAGGTTCTTTTGAAACAGATACCGGCAGAAGCCTTCGACAGGCTGTGTCTTGAAAAGGGCATAAATCCGGGTTCTACGGCAGACATTATAATTGCAGGTATATTTGTGGCTTTGACGGAAGGATGGGAATGGGACTTCTGA
- the thiD gene encoding bifunctional hydroxymethylpyrimidine kinase/phosphomethylpyrimidine kinase, with protein sequence MMKEAHMPCACTIAGSDSGGGAGIQADLKTFSSCGVWGCCVITSITAQNPANVNGIWSCSTDAVSRQIESVFEEFEISAVKCGMMPSAEIIEAVFKSLPSDVLLVIDPVMVSTSGKALSNGKSVETLKKTLIPECTLVTPNIPEACALSGLEKISSEEEILSAGKIILGMGAKNVLIKGGHMKGPYSEDYLIGSFGFEKISGARFSYDIHGTGCALSAAVTAGLSLGKNVRESCAEAKRLIESAIKHAYVSRNGYYSINPYPIKIDLSNNKDYIHKN encoded by the coding sequence ATGATGAAAGAGGCGCATATGCCCTGCGCATGTACCATTGCAGGCTCGGATTCAGGAGGCGGGGCCGGAATTCAGGCTGATCTTAAGACATTCTCGTCATGCGGGGTCTGGGGATGCTGTGTTATAACTTCTATAACCGCCCAGAACCCGGCAAATGTCAACGGTATATGGAGCTGCAGCACTGATGCCGTGTCCCGCCAGATAGAATCGGTTTTTGAGGAATTTGAAATATCTGCCGTAAAATGCGGCATGATGCCTTCAGCTGAAATTATTGAAGCAGTCTTTAAGTCTCTTCCTTCAGATGTTCTGCTTGTAATCGACCCAGTAATGGTCTCGACAAGCGGAAAAGCCCTTTCAAACGGAAAATCGGTTGAGACACTTAAAAAAACTCTTATACCTGAATGCACACTTGTTACTCCAAACATCCCGGAAGCGTGCGCATTGTCAGGTCTTGAAAAAATATCTTCAGAAGAGGAGATTCTTTCAGCAGGAAAAATAATCCTTGGGATGGGAGCAAAAAACGTTCTTATAAAGGGCGGACACATGAAAGGACCCTATTCTGAGGATTACCTTATAGGAAGTTTCGGATTTGAAAAGATTTCAGGCGCACGGTTTTCATACGACATACACGGCACAGGGTGTGCACTCTCTGCTGCCGTAACTGCAGGGCTGTCACTTGGAAAAAATGTCCGTGAATCATGCGCTGAGGCAAAGAGGCTTATCGAATCTGCAATAAAACATGCATATGTGTCAAGAAACGGCTATTACAGCATAAATCCTTATCCCATAAAAATAGATTTATCAAACAATAAAGATTATATCCACAAAAATTAG
- a CDS encoding DUF447 domain-containing protein, whose protein sequence is MGMGLLTKGINEVIAVSGKNAAPVGIINRKDLSVVLFKGSHTFEKVAKNKLFAANFIYDSFLYAKTAFEDLDDEFFEEQSFGGYTFYTLKGAEAWILFEAEEVRITNESCIYSLRPLKETVVSPVIHPVNRGFNSIIDAAVHATRYVHSGDENLKKLIEYDLSVAKKCGGERELLAAEFLRNYIE, encoded by the coding sequence ATGGGAATGGGACTTCTGACTAAAGGAATAAACGAGGTAATTGCGGTGTCAGGCAAAAACGCCGCACCTGTCGGTATCATAAACCGGAAGGATTTGAGTGTAGTTCTTTTCAAAGGTTCGCATACTTTTGAAAAAGTTGCCAAAAACAAACTATTTGCAGCGAATTTCATATATGACTCTTTTTTGTATGCAAAGACAGCCTTTGAAGACCTGGATGATGAATTTTTTGAGGAGCAGTCTTTTGGCGGGTATACGTTTTATACCCTGAAGGGGGCGGAAGCCTGGATTCTCTTTGAGGCTGAAGAGGTTCGTATAACAAATGAGTCGTGCATCTACAGCCTGCGCCCGTTGAAAGAGACCGTAGTAAGTCCTGTTATACATCCCGTAAACCGCGGTTTCAACAGCATTATAGATGCGGCTGTCCACGCGACAAGATATGTGCACAGCGGCGACGAAAACCTGAAAAAACTTATAGAATACGACCTATCGGTTGCAAAAAAGTGCGGCGGTGAACGTGAACTTCTTGCAGCTGAATTTTTGAGAAATTATATTGAGTGA
- the coaBC gene encoding bifunctional phosphopantothenoylcysteine decarboxylase/phosphopantothenate--cysteine ligase CoaBC: MKDFMQTLEGKTVVLAVTGSIAAVEDIKLARALRRKGVVVQGVMSEAACGIISPDSLTYACGRSAVTKITGMVEHVAFCGINGIADVLLIAPATANTICKIAAGIDDTPVTTFATTAIGRGMPVVIAPAMHESMYRHPAVSDSIKKLKSWGIVFVDPYISENKAKFASNEEIILAVEREAGDKPLSGRKVLVTAGPCREKLDDVRVLTTRSSGRIGAEISLEAYRLGADVTIIHSTKKLPLVRNIATETAGEMREATLKTLKESDFDYYISAAAISDYKPEVYDGKIPSQKDVLVKLTPLPKILDEVLETFRGKVVSFKLGRDSGKLAEGMLEKGVFLVASNMPETMGAESGTYILHKKNSARTVSGSKEEVAKNIWTELI; the protein is encoded by the coding sequence ATGAAAGACTTTATGCAGACACTGGAAGGTAAAACGGTTGTACTTGCGGTAACGGGAAGCATAGCTGCCGTAGAGGACATAAAGCTTGCAAGGGCACTGCGAAGGAAAGGTGTAGTCGTCCAGGGTGTTATGAGTGAGGCTGCATGCGGGATAATCAGCCCCGATTCACTTACATATGCCTGCGGCAGATCCGCAGTAACTAAGATTACCGGAATGGTTGAGCATGTGGCTTTCTGCGGAATAAACGGGATTGCTGACGTCCTTTTAATCGCTCCTGCAACTGCCAATACAATATGCAAAATCGCCGCCGGAATCGATGATACCCCTGTGACAACATTTGCGACGACTGCAATCGGCAGAGGTATGCCTGTTGTAATCGCCCCCGCAATGCATGAGAGCATGTACCGCCACCCTGCGGTTTCGGACAGCATCAAAAAACTCAAAAGTTGGGGCATTGTTTTTGTTGACCCGTATATTTCCGAAAACAAGGCGAAGTTCGCGTCAAACGAAGAAATTATTCTTGCAGTAGAGAGAGAGGCAGGAGATAAACCTCTTTCGGGCAGAAAAGTTCTGGTTACAGCAGGTCCCTGCCGTGAAAAACTTGACGACGTCAGGGTCCTCACGACAAGGTCTTCAGGAAGGATTGGAGCTGAAATTTCACTTGAGGCGTACAGGCTCGGGGCTGACGTGACAATCATTCACAGCACGAAAAAGTTGCCTCTTGTAAGAAATATTGCAACAGAAACTGCCGGAGAAATGAGAGAAGCGACATTAAAAACCTTAAAGGAAAGCGATTTTGACTATTATATCAGCGCTGCCGCGATATCTGATTATAAACCTGAGGTCTACGACGGCAAAATCCCAAGCCAAAAGGATGTCTTGGTGAAGCTCACGCCGCTTCCGAAAATTCTTGATGAAGTCCTTGAGACATTCAGGGGGAAAGTAGTTTCCTTCAAACTTGGCAGGGATTCGGGAAAATTGGCTGAAGGTATGCTGGAAAAAGGCGTTTTTCTGGTCGCATCAAATATGCCCGAGACAATGGGAGCTGAATCCGGGACTTATATCCTGCACAAAAAAAATTCAGCAAGAACCGTATCAGGCAGTAAAGAGGAGGTAGCAAAGAATATATGGACGGAGCTTATTTAG
- a CDS encoding class I SAM-dependent methyltransferase family protein — MRSRIIPTENLGKIKGQPWVDRTRRPFVKESLAWVPVKKGYAADCILDEKKGYCGTGYQMTGDTALIHGDAPSEEKIKELIEWKKPSCILHIINYSGEMRIPQAEVLYGSPHEVCHRENGCTFFFDPSKVMFAMGNREEKRRMSGIVKKGERIADMFAGIGYFTIPAAMAGARVHAMEINPQSFEYLKKNIIKNGVPDTVFPECGDCRKLLKGTYDRIFMGHFDSPSMLADALSHSETGSVLHVHSIDSVREKIILECKNAGFYAEITEHKVKKYAPHRWHVVEDVELI; from the coding sequence TTGCGCTCCCGCATTATCCCCACAGAAAACCTTGGTAAAATCAAAGGCCAACCGTGGGTTGACAGGACAAGACGCCCCTTTGTAAAGGAGAGTCTGGCCTGGGTTCCGGTAAAAAAAGGTTATGCAGCTGACTGTATCCTTGATGAAAAAAAGGGGTACTGCGGGACAGGGTACCAGATGACTGGCGACACCGCCCTGATACACGGTGACGCCCCGTCAGAGGAGAAAATAAAAGAACTTATCGAGTGGAAAAAACCTTCCTGCATTCTTCATATCATAAATTACTCCGGTGAAATGAGAATTCCGCAGGCCGAAGTTTTGTATGGCAGCCCTCATGAAGTCTGTCACAGGGAAAACGGGTGCACTTTCTTTTTTGACCCCTCCAAAGTCATGTTTGCAATGGGAAACAGGGAAGAAAAAAGAAGGATGTCAGGGATTGTAAAAAAGGGAGAGCGCATCGCAGACATGTTCGCAGGAATAGGGTACTTCACAATACCTGCCGCAATGGCAGGGGCACGTGTTCATGCAATGGAAATAAACCCGCAGTCTTTTGAATACCTGAAGAAAAACATTATAAAAAACGGGGTACCTGATACGGTTTTTCCCGAGTGCGGGGACTGCAGAAAACTTCTTAAAGGCACCTACGACAGGATATTTATGGGACATTTCGACTCACCCTCAATGCTTGCAGACGCTCTGTCGCATTCCGAGACCGGTTCTGTCCTGCATGTCCACAGCATAGACTCTGTCCGTGAAAAGATTATTTTGGAATGTAAAAATGCCGGATTTTATGCCGAAATAACCGAACATAAAGTAAAAAAATATGCTCCGCACAGGTGGCATGTCGTGGAGGACGTTGAACTGATATGA
- a CDS encoding AAA family ATPase, with translation MLWIEKYRPDNFDDICGQDKVKEHLKGFSENRNIPHMLFFGPHGTGKSVSVEAVGKEVFGDDYSVNVSVIPAGTLFRQGKAWLENEEKFSHLYQKEESLISNFKHIVKWYASMKPFNAEFKIVVFEDAGELSFDAQAALRRIMEKYSKTCRFVLVSRQQTAIIPPVASRCLPLFFSPLDTELISDLLKKILEKEGILPGTVTDDEIELIAGISNGDCRKAITYLQVSIESGGDIDPTELSDSETSAISSSLFSSLQRKDFKKSCETAEMLMIEYGLSGKEVIQELSNAAKREYNDKRIAIALSDADYMMCSAGNEFIQINALLSRIIAEVFN, from the coding sequence ATGCTGTGGATAGAGAAATACAGACCTGATAATTTTGATGATATCTGTGGTCAGGACAAAGTCAAAGAGCATCTAAAAGGTTTTTCAGAAAACCGCAATATTCCTCATATGCTTTTTTTCGGCCCCCATGGAACCGGAAAAAGCGTTTCTGTTGAGGCTGTTGGAAAAGAGGTCTTCGGCGACGACTACTCTGTAAACGTAAGTGTAATCCCCGCAGGGACGCTTTTCAGGCAGGGTAAGGCATGGCTTGAAAACGAGGAGAAATTTTCCCATTTATACCAGAAAGAAGAGAGCCTGATTTCAAATTTCAAGCACATTGTAAAGTGGTACGCCTCAATGAAGCCTTTCAACGCCGAATTCAAAATAGTCGTCTTCGAGGATGCAGGGGAACTTTCCTTTGACGCACAGGCAGCTCTCAGGCGTATTATGGAGAAATACAGCAAAACATGCAGGTTTGTCCTCGTGTCAAGACAACAGACCGCAATAATCCCACCTGTTGCATCGAGGTGCCTGCCCCTTTTCTTCTCACCGCTTGACACTGAGCTTATATCAGACCTTCTTAAAAAAATACTCGAAAAAGAAGGCATTCTCCCGGGAACGGTAACTGACGACGAAATCGAATTGATTGCAGGAATTTCAAACGGAGACTGTAGAAAGGCGATAACATACCTTCAGGTGAGCATAGAAAGCGGAGGAGACATTGACCCTACAGAACTCTCAGACTCTGAAACGTCTGCAATATCGTCATCGCTTTTCTCGTCCCTGCAAAGAAAAGACTTCAAAAAATCCTGCGAAACAGCCGAGATGCTTATGATAGAATACGGGCTCTCAGGAAAAGAGGTAATACAGGAGCTCTCAAATGCTGCAAAACGTGAATACAACGACAAACGGATTGCAATAGCACTTTCGGACGCCGATTACATGATGTGCAGTGCAGGAAATGAATTCATACAAATCAACGCTCTTCTTTCAAGAATTATCGCGGAGGTATTCAACTGA
- a CDS encoding class I SAM-dependent methyltransferase yields the protein MHTNQRSSFKNYRGGIQLTKVSAHYDLMAENYDSHYDKNQGRIYYGHICSSVSKKLPKGAKLLDLGCGTGLFMQRYLKSGGVAFGIDISRGMIKKAKCRNNSEVFEGTAEVLPFKSETFDCISSILAFSYLQDPAGTLEEIFRVLKPGGAVSICTLGKNVFTAIVPAAYRIGEKLHVNRVGMGSFGEHYYKEHELYDIFFSAGFTDISVERCSFAHVDLKPQIYQITKKFEPFVEEKIPYFAFNICASGIKPKK from the coding sequence ATTCATACAAATCAACGCTCTTCTTTCAAGAATTATCGCGGAGGTATTCAACTGACTAAAGTATCGGCCCATTATGACCTGATGGCGGAAAATTACGACAGCCATTACGACAAAAACCAGGGCAGAATTTACTACGGGCATATATGTTCAAGCGTATCGAAAAAACTCCCCAAAGGTGCAAAACTCCTGGACCTGGGGTGCGGGACAGGTCTTTTCATGCAGAGGTACCTTAAATCCGGCGGTGTTGCATTTGGGATAGACATAAGCAGAGGAATGATAAAAAAAGCAAAGTGCAGGAACAACTCAGAGGTCTTTGAAGGGACAGCAGAAGTCCTTCCATTCAAAAGCGAAACCTTTGACTGCATATCCAGCATTCTTGCTTTTTCATACCTCCAGGACCCTGCAGGGACACTTGAGGAGATTTTCCGTGTTTTAAAGCCGGGAGGTGCTGTTTCAATATGCACTCTCGGGAAAAATGTCTTTACGGCGATTGTGCCGGCAGCCTACAGGATAGGTGAGAAACTTCATGTCAACCGGGTAGGCATGGGAAGTTTCGGCGAGCACTATTACAAGGAGCATGAACTGTATGACATCTTCTTTAGTGCTGGATTTACAGACATTTCCGTCGAAAGGTGCTCTTTTGCCCACGTGGACTTAAAACCGCAGATATACCAGATTACAAAAAAATTTGAGCCGTTTGTAGAGGAAAAAATACCGTACTTTGCCTTCAACATATGCGCATCGGGAATAAAACCTAAAAAATAG